The genomic DNA CAGTTTACAGACTAAATCTGCCATGGCTATTTCGCTGGCGGTGGGCGCACCAAAGCTCAAGCCCTTGGCGGCTGCATCTACTACCGCTTGATGAATGGCTGGATGATTGTGACCTAAAATCATTGGTCCCCAAGAGCCAACGTAATCGATGTAGCTATTGCCGTCGACATCATAGATGCGCGCACCCTCTGCTCGTTCAATAAACAGCGGGGTTCCGCCTACGCCGTTAAAGGCGCGAACCGGTGAGTTAACGCCTCCGGGAATTGTCTGCTGGGCTTGACTAAAAAGTTGTTCTGAACGAGACATAGCGCATCCTTTAAAATATCTGAAAATGGCTGTGGAAGCCTAAAAGTGGGCTCACTATAACAAACTATCTACAGGGTCTGAATCTCTGGTTTGTTGCTAGGCATAATTCTCGGTAAACTGTCGCTTTTTGAAAGTTAGTAGGTATTCAGTGGCCAAGCCTAAATTATTAGTTGCCAGTCTCATCGGGGCTTTAGCGCTCACCAGTATTTATGGTTTGTCGGTGGTGGTTGAACAAAAGGACCTGATGATCAGCCAATTACAAGATGCTGTGAGTGAGGCCTTAGATGGGCAATCGGTATTACAACAGCGTTTGGCTTTAAGCAGTTTAGAACAAGACAGTAAAATTGCCGAGTTGGCTCGTGTAGAGAAGCAAGTTCAGCAACTTACCGATGAGAATCTCAGTCTTAAACAAGAACTGTTGGTATATCGAAAAATTATGGCTCCCGAGCAGCAAGCCGGTGGCATGAAGATCGAACAGTTACATATTGAGCCGATGCTGAGCCCGGGTTATTACCGTATTGATGTATTACTGATGCAAGTGGCGCGTAATAAGCGCTGGTTGCAAGGCAAGCTACAATTGCAACTGA from Agarivorans gilvus includes the following:
- a CDS encoding DUF6776 family protein, translated to MAKPKLLVASLIGALALTSIYGLSVVVEQKDLMISQLQDAVSEALDGQSVLQQRLALSSLEQDSKIAELARVEKQVQQLTDENLSLKQELLVYRKIMAPEQQAGGMKIEQLHIEPMLSPGYYRIDVLLMQVARNKRWLQGKLQLQLMGSQDGEPASYNVADLQQPASELTFKFRYFQELSSEIKLPEGFQVERVELSAFIKGNKWNKAAQIDLQQAWPDLGNT